Sequence from the Christiangramia fulva genome:
CTCTGTGTGAAAGATGGTGAGAAACAGGCTACGCCTATCGGTCGTGGCCGTGGGTATCGTTACGGATTGCCAAACCAGGAATATTATTTCAAGAGCGCTGATGAAATGAAGAGTCTGTTTAAGGACCTTCCGGAAGCGATCACAAATATCCAGGAAATTGTCAATAAAGTAGAGCCTTTTGAACTGGCGCGCGATGTATTGCTTCCAAAATTCAATATTCCCGAAGAGTTTTTACATGAAGACGATTTAACCGACGGCGGAAAACGTGGTGAAAATGCCTATTTAAAGCATCTTACCTACGAAGGCGCGAAAAAACGCTACGGTGAGATCACCGATGATATTAAGGAAAGACTCGATTTTGAACTTTCGGTTATTGAGAATACCGGTTATCCAGGCTATTTCCTGATCGTGGAAGATTTTATTCGTGCGGCCAGGGAAATGGGGGTTTCGGTAGGACCCGGTCGTGGATCGGCGGCGGGAAGTGCCGTGGCATACTGTCTTGCAATTACTAATATCGACCCTATCAAATACGACCTGCTTTTTGAGAGATTCCTGAATCCCGATCGGGTGAGCATGCCCGATATCGATATTGATTTTGATGACGAAGGCCGAAGCCGGGTGATGGATTATGTAATTGGAAAATATGGTGCCAACCAGGTTGCGCAGATCATTACTTACGGTACCATGGCCGCGAAATCTTCAATTCGCGATACCGCCAGAGTGCTGGACCTGCCTTTAATGGAAGCTGACAGGATAGCCAAATTGATCCCGAATACCAAACTCTCGAAGCTCTTCGCGATGGATGAAAAGACCATCCGAAGCAAATTCAGGGGAGATGAGGTAGAAAAGATCAATGAACTTCTGAATATTTCGGAAGGTGATGATCTTGAAGCTGAAACCGTAAATCAGGCACGAGTGCTGGAAGGTTCGGTTCGAAATACGGGAATCCATGCCTGCGGGGTGATCATCACACCTGGCGATATTACCGATTATGTTCCGGTTTCGGTGGCGAAAGATTCCGATCTATATGTTACCCAGTTTGACAACTCGGTCGTGGAAAGCGCCGGTTTGCTGAAAATGGACTTTTTAGGACTTAAAACACTTACCTTAATTAAGGATACGGTGAAAATCGTCAAAGGCCGACATGGAATCGAACTGGACCCCGATAATTTCCCGTTGGATGATGAGGAAACTTACAAACTGTTCCAGCGAGGAGAAACCATCGGGATCTTTCAGTATGAATCTCCCGGAATGCAGAAGCATATGCAGGCCTTAAAACCAACGGTTTTTGATGATCTTATAGCCATGAACGCCTTATACCGGCCGGGGCCTATGGAGTACATTCCAAGTTTTATCGCCCGAAAACACGGTGAAGAGGAAATCTCTTATGACCTTCCTGAAATGGAGGAGTTTCTTGAAGAAACTTACGGAATCACTGTCTACCAGGAGCAGGTGATGCTTTTGTCACAAAAACTTGCGGGATTTTCCAAAGGTGAAGCCGATATGCTTCGGAAGGCGATGGGTAAAAAGATTGCCGCTTTACTGGCACAGCTGAAACCGAAATTTATAGATGGCGGTGTAGAAAAAGGCCATCCGCAGGAGGTGCTCGAAAAGATATGGAAAGACTGGGAGGCTTTTGCTTCTTATGCTTTCAACAAGTCGCATTCTACCTGTTATGCCTGGATCGCTTATCAAACGGCTTATTTAAAAGCACATTATCCCGCGGAATATATGGCGGCGGTGCTTTCAAATAATATGAACGATATCAAGCAGGTGACTTTCTTTATGGAGGAGTGCAAACGTATGAAGCTGAACGTACTCGGGCCTGATGTAAATGAATCTTATTATAAATTCTCGGTCAACAAGAACAACGCTGTTCGTTTTGGGATGGGAGCGATCAAGGGCGTGGGTGCCGGCGCGGTAAGGACGATTGTTGAAAACCGAAAGACCAAAGAAGGTCCGTATCGATCGATCTTCGATATGGCCAAGAGAATCGATTTGCGTTCGGCTAATAAAAAGGCTTTTGAAAATCTAGCGCTTGCCGGTGGTTTTGACGGATTTGGCGGAACACACCGTGCGCAATATTTCCATGATGACGGCAGTGGAATGAGCTTTCTGGAAAAAGTGATCAAATACGCGGCGAAATTTCAGGAAAATCAGAATTCTTCGCAGGTAAGTCTGTTTGGGGAAGCCAGTGAAGTTCAAATTCCGGAGCCGGAAGTTCCGCCTTGTGAAGAGTGGGGAACCATGGAAAAGCTGCGCCGTGAAAAAGAAGTCGTGGGAATTTATATTTCGGGTCATCCGCTGGACGATTTTAAGATCGAGATGAACTATTTCTGCAAAGCAAAACTTTCAGATTTGAGAAACCTTGAAAATCTGGTCAATCTTGAACTCACCATTGGAGGGGTGATCACCGATGTGCAGCACCGTGTTTCCAAAAACGGAAAGGGCTGGGCGATCTTTATGATGGAAGATTACGACGATTCCTTCGAGTTCAAGATCTTTGGGGAGGAATATTTAAAGATGAAACATTTCCTGGTGCCCAATAATTTTGTGCATTTGAGGTGTTATATTAAAGAAGGCTGGACCAATAAGGAAACCGGTAAAAAAGGTGAACCGAGAATCCAGTTTACCGATATGAACCTGCTGCATGACGTGATGGATAAATACGCAAAGAAATTAACGATTCAGCTGAATATCGATGATCTCAAATCTGAAAAAATAGAGTGGCTAAAAGATACATTCCAGAGCCATAAAGGGGATCACCGACTTAATTTTGTGGTCTATGAAATGAAAGAGCAGGTGAAACTGCATATGCCCAGCAGGAAGCACAAAGTAAAAATATCACAGGAGCTTTTGGAAATGCTGGAAAAGGAACAGTTTATGTATAAACTGAATTAATTAGTCACATTTCGACTCCGTTCAATGTGACTCCAAACATGAAGTCATGCTGAGCAGAGTCGAAGCATGGGGCAGGGATTGAGGCGAACTACCCCGGCTGCCGTCAGGCAGGCGTGTAAAGCTGAAAGCCCGGCTCCCGCCTTGGCGGGAGGCCCCCGGCATAAAGCTCAACAATGAGCGAATAGCTAAATAAAATATTGGGGTTGTAAGGTTTCAGAATATTATTGACTATTTTTACGAAACAAATGTAAAATCAGAAAAAACAGATATAATTATGGCTGTAGAAATAACTGACGCGAATTTTGAAGAAAAAGTGCTTAAAAGCGATAAGCCTGTAATGGTTGATTTTTGGGCTGCATGGTGCGGACCCTGTAGAATGGTTGGACCGATCATCGAGGAAATCAGCTCTGAATACGATGGCAAAGCGGTTGTTGGTAAGCTTGATGTTGATGCTAACCAGGAATTTGCTGCTAAATACGGTGTAAGAAATATTCCTACCGTTCTTGTTTTCCAAAACGGAGAAGTTGTAGGACGCCAGGTAGGTGTTGCTCCAAAGCAAACTTACGCTGAGGCACTTGATCAACTGCTGTAGTATTCAGTAATTGAAATAAAATATTTAAAGCTCCCATACCCGGGAGCTTTTTTTATTGGGATAGTATCGCTATTTTCAGCTTTCCTATGGATCTAAGCAAAGAAATTCACGAAACCGGAGGTTTTCTCCATCTTGACCTGCTCGCAAAACAGGTGGTGGAAGGTTATATTTCGGGCATGCATAAGAGTCCGTTTCACGGCTTTTCCGCAGAATTTGCCGAGCATAAGATCTATAATTCGGGAGAGAGCACGCGGCATATAGACTGGAAATTGTATGCAAAGACCGATAAGCTCTATACGCGACGGTATGAAGAGGAAACGAATTTACGCTGTCATTTGATCCTGGATAATTCGGCTTCGATGCATTATCCAAAACTGAAGGAGCAGAGTTTGTCTTCTTTGAATAAAATAGGGTTTTCGGTACTGGCTTCGGCTTGTTTGATGCAAATACTGAAGAGGCAGCGGGATGCCGTTGGACTAAGTATTTACAGCGATGAATTTGAATATTATGCCCCCGAAAAATCCAGTGAGCGTCATCACCATATGCTGCTGGACAAGATGAACGAGATTTTATCGAATCCGCATAAAAACCGTAATACCGATACCTATACTTATCTCCACCAGATTGCTGAAAAACTAAAGCGAAGGTCGCTGATTTTTTTGTTCACCGATATGTTCCAGGCCGATGCGGGGGAAGAAAAGCTATTTGAAGCCTTGCGACATTTAAAATACAATCGGCATGAGGTGATCTTATTCCACGTGATGGATGAAAAAAGGGAGCTGGATTTTGATTTCGAGAATACACCACGACGATTCACCGATGTGGAAACAGGATTGGAGGTAGATCTGTATTCTGATAATATACGTGAGAATTATAAAAAGGAGGTGGAAAAGTATCTTGCCGACCTTAAAATGCAATGTGCAAAATACAGGATCAAGTATATGCCTGCAGACGTTAATAAAGATTTTGACAGCATACTAACCACCTATTTAATTGAGAAACAAAAGTTTGGTTAAGATAGTTTTTTTAATTTCTAAAAATCTCAAAAAAAGGTTTGGTGAAATTAAAAAGGATAGTATATTTGCCCTCGCATTAAAGCAACGGTCTGGTAGTTCAGTTGGTTAGAATACCTGCCTGTCACGCAGGGGGTCGCGAGTTCGAGTCTCGTCCAGACCGCAAAGTACAAATAAGCTCCTACAAAACAGGGGCTTTTTTTGGCACTAAAGAGTAGTTGTGTTGTTTGTCCCAGGAGACTGGGATGTGTAGTTAGCGCTGAGAGGTGCTAACCAATGAGAAGCTTTTTTCCGTTTATTCGGTAAGAGGCTTTTTTGTTTTTGGTCTGGTTCAATTCAATCTCTCACCTACGTCAAGTTGTCAACTTTTTTAGGGAAAAGAAAGGTGCTAAATCGGGGGAGTAAATCTATTAAAGGGGGACACTTAAAATCCGACTTAATCTGTTTGGTACCATACAAAATTACCTTGATAATTACCTCACTACCGAGCCAGGTGATATCTTTAATTCCTGGGATTGGTTTCCCAACTTGCTGTCTACTTATTTCACAGTCACCAAGCATATACTCAAAAGCAAAAGCAAAATCTACTTTATGCTCCATACCTATGGGAAGTAAAATTTCATCTATGATTTTATTTATAGAGGGTGGAGGCATCATCATTTCGCTAAGGAAGTAAATCTTTCCGTTAGTAACTCCCCATAATCGGCAGGCTTCTGCAAATCTTGATAGGGAACCATATTTTTCATTAAGGCTCTCAACTCTAATGATTAGAGTGGAGAAGCTAATTTTCATAACCTCACGGTCCTCAAAGCTTAAGTATTTATGGTGTACTGTCATAATGGTATGTTTTTATACCATTCAGAAAAGCGTATAAGAGCAGGTTAACATTTTTTTCCTTAAAGAAGGCTCATTGCTTTAGCACCGTTGCTTGTTATCGCTGGTTGCTATCTCATCCAAGAGATTCTAAATGATGCTCAAACTTATAAAAATTTAAACTAACCACAAATTAAATAGATATGAAAACAATATTTTTAGTACATAAGAATAAAGCAAATAAAAAAGGTATTACATCAATTAGCTGTAGAATTACAGTGGATAAAACTAGAAAAGAATTTTCGACTGGATTATTCATTAATCCTGATTACTGGAGTAAAGAGAAACAGTAAGTACTGGATAGAGCGGAAAATTCAGAATATGTAAACAAACAATTAAGCCTGATTAAGCAAGAACTTGGTCAGGCTTTTTTAATGCTTGAAATTCAGCAGAAATTTTTGATGTTGATGATGTCTATCAATTCATTTACTTAATTAATTTTCATAACCGACTATTATTAATTAGCTTAGCCATATGAGCAGAAAATCATATGCCATATTTTTTTTAGGCTTAATGCTCCTGATGATATTTCCATGGCAGGGTGTGTGCTCTACTCATTTATTCCACCCAGAACATCATAAACATGCTGAGGGCTTAAGTACCTGCGAGTTGCGCAGGAACTATACGGGGCATAAGATCTACTTCTGGCCTCCCATGAAATGTGAACACCATAAGATAATTAAAGATTCTTTTGAAAATCCCGGGAGTCAGAAAATAACCATTTCGCCAGAAACGCTCTTTCTGGGTGCCATTATCTTAAACATATTAGTTTACGTTCCAGAATTTAACAGGACGGTAAACCATCCTGAAATTATTGGGCATAATCTTGCGCCTCCTGGTGTTGTAAATCCGTTACGGGGGCCACCAAATTCTTTCTCTTCTCAGAAGGTTTAATCACCTATTAATTAAATAAGGCTGCTTATTTAAATTTCATTTTACATCCATTCTTTTTGTGGATAATTGGGATTATTACAATCCTATATCAGCCTGCTTTATAATTAAACCTTCCCGCTAACGAAAAGCATTTTCTTCCTGCTTTTCAAAGTCTTACTTATATAAACATATTTTCTAAATGATTAAAAAATCATTCAGAAACCCTTACCTCATTATAGTATTTTCTATTGCTGTAGTGGTTTTGGCAGGGGTTTTAATTCCGCGTATGGCAGTAGATATATTGCCGCAATTTAAAAAATCTGCAATGCAGATATTAACCCTGTACCCGGGAATGCCGGCTGAGGTAGTAGAAAAGGATATCACCAGCCGTATGGAACGGTGGACGGGACAATCTCCCGGTATTGCAAAACAGGAGTCTAAGAGCATCATGGGCACAAGTATCGTTACTAATTTTTATGATGAAGATATTTCTGCCGCAGAAGCAATGGCGAATACTTCTTCGTATGCGATGTCTGATATGTATTACCAACCGCCCGGTACTTTGCCTCCCATGGTGCAACCCTTTGACCCAACGGCTTCAAAGCCATTAATGTTATTAACTGTTAGCAGTACAGAGAAAACAGGGAAAGAGCTCTATGATGTAGCTTACCTCACTCTGAGGCAAATGCTATCTGGCGTTGAAGGGGTTATTGCACCTGCTGCTTATGGAGGATCTTTAAGACGGATATATATCTATGTAGATCCTGAAAAGATCGAAGCTCGAGGAATATCACAAACCGAGGTCATGGAAGCCATTCAGAAGAACACTACCATGATTCCCTCGGGAATTGCTAAAATCGGAGAGACTACCTATAGTATTGAAGCCCAGGGATTGATTAAAGATGTAGCCGATTTCAATGATATTGTGGTTACCTATAAAAATGGCGACCCCGTTTACATTAGAGATATAGGAGAAGCAAAAGATGCCAGCGCAATACAAACCAATATTGTTCGTGTTTCGGGAAAAGAACAGGTATACCTACCTATTTTTAAACGTCCCGGCGCAAATACTATTAGCGCGGTTGAGGCTGTAAAGAAGGCAATTCCAGGTCTTGAAGAACGAATGCCAAAGGATGTAAAACTGAATGTGATTTTCGACCAGTCCACCTATGTAAGAAATGCAATTTCAGGTTTAACAAGAGCCGGTATTAGTGGTTTGATCCTCGTCATTTTAGTTTTGATAGTTTTCCTTGGCAATGTGCGTTCAGCTGCCGTGGTGGCCATTAGTTTACCGCTTTCAATTCTGGTAGCCTTCATCGGACTTTTTATAACCGGACAATCTATAAATAGTATAACCCTTGGCGGAATAGCTCTGGTCCTGGGACTTATCGTTGACAATTCAATAGTGGTATTAGAAAATATTGACCGACATTTAAAGATGGGTAAAACTCCTGGAAATGCGGCTATTGATGGCGCTATAGAAGTTGCAACCCCTGTCCTGGCATCTACGCTTGTGATCATTGTGGTATTTTTTCCGGTACTTTTTCTTACAGGAATTGCGAAGTCTTTATTTTCTCCTTTAGCTATTACAGTTGGAATGGCCATGTTGGGATCTTATATATTTTCTCTCACTCTAATTCCAGTTTTCGCCGCATATTTATTTAGAAATCAGTTGCCGGATTCTTCTAAACAGACAAAAAAGAAAAACTCGTTTTTTAGTCGTTTTCATAAATTTTTAGATCGTTTAAGAGTAAACTATCAACGCAGTTTATTAAAAGCCGTTCGATACCGAATTGCGGTTCTTGCTATTACGGCATTGGCCTTTATTGGCTCTTTGTTTCTTCTGGCCAATACAGGCTATGAATTATATCCTACGGTAGATGTCGGGCAGATGGAAATTCAGGTACGCCTGCCCTCCGGAACACCTCTGGAAAATACAGAAGAAGTAATCGCAGGGATGGAAAATATTATCTCTGAAGACCTGGGTGACGATTTGAACCAGCTGGTGTCTAATATTGGCGTGTTCTATGATTTGCCTGCGGTTTACACTCCAAATTCCGGAACCCAGGATGCTTTTTTGAAAGTCCAGCTTGAACAAGATCATCAAATATCGACTAAAGAATATGTGAGGCGATTGCGAAAAAAACTTTCCTCGGCTTATCCCGGAGCAGAACTGAGTTTTAATACCGGTGGGATCATAACTGCGGCACTTAATGAGGGAAAACCTTCTCCCATTGATGTACAGGTTGTAGGAAATGATTTTGAAGTTCTGAAACAAATTTCTTCAAGATTGAGGGATACTATCAATCAAATTGCTGCCACCCGGGACGTTAGAGTATTACAGCGTATTGATCAGCCTACCAAGGAAATCAAAATCAACAGGATAAAAGCTGCCCAATTGGGGATTGAGCCCGTAGATGGAATTAAGAATATGGTGTCAGCGCTAAATTCTTCGGTCACCTATGACAAAGCCTTCTGGATAGACGAAAACAACGGGAACCATTATTTTGTGGGTGTTACTTATTCAGAAGACGATATCAACCAGGAGAATATTCTGGGAAATGTCACCGTTGCCGGCAAAAATGGAAAGCAAAGTATTCCATTCAGAAATTTTTCTACGATAGAACAAACCGAAAAGCCGGTTGAGGTAAATCATTATAATCTACAGAGGGTATTTAATGTCTATGCCAATGTGGATGGGCAGGATATAGGCTCAGTTTCAAAAGAAATCCAGAACAGGATTGACGTCATTAAAAAGGATATCCCAGACGGGTATGAAGTGAAGTTTGGCGGTGAGATCGCTACCATGCAGGAATCTTTGGGAGATCTTGGAATAGGTCTGGGTCTTGCCGTAATAATGGCATTTCTCATTATAACCCCTCTTTTCAGGTCTTTTATTCAACCGCTTATTATCATACTCACTTTTCCGTTGGGGATCATAGGTGTTGCATTGATCCTTTTCTTAACAGGTGTAAATCTCAACATTCAATCTATGATGGGTATTATCATGATGGTAGGGATCGCGGTATCTTATGGGAATATCCTGGTAGATAGAATCAATAATCTTACTTATAAAGGACTGTCCATTCCCAGGGCTGTCATTATGGGAGCGGGTGACAGGTTTAGACCGGTAATAATGACGATGAGTACCACTGTCCTGGGACTTCTACCCACGGCAATTGGTATGGGAGAAGGAGGCGAGGCCAATCAACCTCTGGCGCTTGCAGTGATAGGAGGTACACTGGCAGCCACTTTGTTAACCTTTTATATTATTCCAATACTGTATTCATTCACGAGTAAATCAAAATAAAATGATGAAAATATTTAATAAAATCATTTTTGTTCTATTGTGTTTGCTTTCAATAGCATGTAACAATCAGGAACAAAAAGATGCAGATCAAGCGAAGACTGATAATTCTATAAATTCAAAAATTGAAAAGGTAGAGGTCGTCTCACCAGAGAAAAGAGAATTTGTAAAAAAGATCAATATTGTTGGGGAAGCACGTCCCAACCAGGTTGTTTCTCTTCGAGCCATGGAAAATGGTGCAATCACCAGAATTTATAAAGATATAGGTGATCGGGTAAAAGAAGGTGAAGTGCTCGCGAAGTTGGAAAATCCTGCTATTTCCCGAAATTATCACGTGCTGGAAGCCGAGTTGGAGGCAACTAAATCGAATTTTGAACGTCTTAATGAAATATATGAAAAAACACCTGCACTAACCTCGCTATCTCAGGTTGAAGCTGCCAGGGCAGATTATAAAAGTACTTTGGCGCAGTATAATGCCAGTAAAAAACAATTAGGTTTCCTGATCATTAAAAGTCCTTTTGATGGAGTGGTTACCAAAAGGAATGTAGATAAAGGCGCAACCGTACAAAGCGGAATTTCCAACCCAAATAGCACCATACTTTTTGAGATTATGGATGTGGAGACCATTAGAGTAACGGTTCCTCTTCCTGAATCTGATTATAGATTTGTGAAACCCGGAACTCCGGTTACGGTGGAATTTCCAGAATTACCCGGGAAAAAATATAATGCAGAAGTCAGTCGTATCTCGGGAGCTATGGATTCTGGTTCAAAAGCCGCTAATCTCGAAATCGATATTGATAATAAGGACCTGAGTATTAGTCCGGGGATGTATGCTGAAGTTACTTTTAATATAAAAAGCAGGGAAGAAGCTCTTTCACTTCCAAATACAGCCCTTGCCATAAAAGAAGGTAAAAAAATGATCTATAAGGTAAATCCGGAAAATTTAGTGGAA
This genomic interval carries:
- the dnaE gene encoding DNA polymerase III subunit alpha; translated protein: MYLIFDTETTGLPKRWDAPLTDSDNWPRCIQIAWQLHDEMGRLVEHQDYLVQPDGFDIPYDSERIHGISTDLARQQGISLEEVLEKFNEALNKSKFIVGQNVGFDVNIMGAEFIRLDVENKLQELPVLDTCTEVTAEMCRIPGGRGGKFKLPTLTELHEFLFEESFSEAHNATADVEATTRCFLELVRRKSFTIEELDVPADYFQNFSEVNPQPIELIGLKHINLKKASDEIRIRLEKQQPSDEISHEEIQENLEKLDEIPFAHLHNHSQFSVLQSTISIPDLVEAAAEENMNAVALTDHANMMGAFHFVKEVGVYNGKVKEHNAEAEENGEPLKQPMKAIIGCEFFVCENHTDKTRKDNGYQVVMLAKNKKGYHNLAKMSSLAYTAGFYYVPRIDREVIKKYKEDVIVLTGNLYGEVPSKILNVGENQAEEALIWWKEQFGDDLYIELMRHGQEDEDRVNPVLIDFAKKHEIKVIATNNTYYWKQEDANAHDILLCVKDGEKQATPIGRGRGYRYGLPNQEYYFKSADEMKSLFKDLPEAITNIQEIVNKVEPFELARDVLLPKFNIPEEFLHEDDLTDGGKRGENAYLKHLTYEGAKKRYGEITDDIKERLDFELSVIENTGYPGYFLIVEDFIRAAREMGVSVGPGRGSAAGSAVAYCLAITNIDPIKYDLLFERFLNPDRVSMPDIDIDFDDEGRSRVMDYVIGKYGANQVAQIITYGTMAAKSSIRDTARVLDLPLMEADRIAKLIPNTKLSKLFAMDEKTIRSKFRGDEVEKINELLNISEGDDLEAETVNQARVLEGSVRNTGIHACGVIITPGDITDYVPVSVAKDSDLYVTQFDNSVVESAGLLKMDFLGLKTLTLIKDTVKIVKGRHGIELDPDNFPLDDEETYKLFQRGETIGIFQYESPGMQKHMQALKPTVFDDLIAMNALYRPGPMEYIPSFIARKHGEEEISYDLPEMEEFLEETYGITVYQEQVMLLSQKLAGFSKGEADMLRKAMGKKIAALLAQLKPKFIDGGVEKGHPQEVLEKIWKDWEAFASYAFNKSHSTCYAWIAYQTAYLKAHYPAEYMAAVLSNNMNDIKQVTFFMEECKRMKLNVLGPDVNESYYKFSVNKNNAVRFGMGAIKGVGAGAVRTIVENRKTKEGPYRSIFDMAKRIDLRSANKKAFENLALAGGFDGFGGTHRAQYFHDDGSGMSFLEKVIKYAAKFQENQNSSQVSLFGEASEVQIPEPEVPPCEEWGTMEKLRREKEVVGIYISGHPLDDFKIEMNYFCKAKLSDLRNLENLVNLELTIGGVITDVQHRVSKNGKGWAIFMMEDYDDSFEFKIFGEEYLKMKHFLVPNNFVHLRCYIKEGWTNKETGKKGEPRIQFTDMNLLHDVMDKYAKKLTIQLNIDDLKSEKIEWLKDTFQSHKGDHRLNFVVYEMKEQVKLHMPSRKHKVKISQELLEMLEKEQFMYKLN
- the trxA gene encoding thioredoxin, with protein sequence MDYFYETNVKSEKTDIIMAVEITDANFEEKVLKSDKPVMVDFWAAWCGPCRMVGPIIEEISSEYDGKAVVGKLDVDANQEFAAKYGVRNIPTVLVFQNGEVVGRQVGVAPKQTYAEALDQLL
- a CDS encoding DUF58 domain-containing protein, which translates into the protein MDLSKEIHETGGFLHLDLLAKQVVEGYISGMHKSPFHGFSAEFAEHKIYNSGESTRHIDWKLYAKTDKLYTRRYEEETNLRCHLILDNSASMHYPKLKEQSLSSLNKIGFSVLASACLMQILKRQRDAVGLSIYSDEFEYYAPEKSSERHHHMLLDKMNEILSNPHKNRNTDTYTYLHQIAEKLKRRSLIFLFTDMFQADAGEEKLFEALRHLKYNRHEVILFHVMDEKRELDFDFENTPRRFTDVETGLEVDLYSDNIRENYKKEVEKYLADLKMQCAKYRIKYMPADVNKDFDSILTTYLIEKQKFG
- a CDS encoding Arm DNA-binding domain-containing protein, translated to MKTIFLVHKNKANKKGITSISCRITVDKTRKEFSTGLFINPDYWSKEKQ
- a CDS encoding efflux RND transporter permease subunit, giving the protein MIKKSFRNPYLIIVFSIAVVVLAGVLIPRMAVDILPQFKKSAMQILTLYPGMPAEVVEKDITSRMERWTGQSPGIAKQESKSIMGTSIVTNFYDEDISAAEAMANTSSYAMSDMYYQPPGTLPPMVQPFDPTASKPLMLLTVSSTEKTGKELYDVAYLTLRQMLSGVEGVIAPAAYGGSLRRIYIYVDPEKIEARGISQTEVMEAIQKNTTMIPSGIAKIGETTYSIEAQGLIKDVADFNDIVVTYKNGDPVYIRDIGEAKDASAIQTNIVRVSGKEQVYLPIFKRPGANTISAVEAVKKAIPGLEERMPKDVKLNVIFDQSTYVRNAISGLTRAGISGLILVILVLIVFLGNVRSAAVVAISLPLSILVAFIGLFITGQSINSITLGGIALVLGLIVDNSIVVLENIDRHLKMGKTPGNAAIDGAIEVATPVLASTLVIIVVFFPVLFLTGIAKSLFSPLAITVGMAMLGSYIFSLTLIPVFAAYLFRNQLPDSSKQTKKKNSFFSRFHKFLDRLRVNYQRSLLKAVRYRIAVLAITALAFIGSLFLLANTGYELYPTVDVGQMEIQVRLPSGTPLENTEEVIAGMENIISEDLGDDLNQLVSNIGVFYDLPAVYTPNSGTQDAFLKVQLEQDHQISTKEYVRRLRKKLSSAYPGAELSFNTGGIITAALNEGKPSPIDVQVVGNDFEVLKQISSRLRDTINQIAATRDVRVLQRIDQPTKEIKINRIKAAQLGIEPVDGIKNMVSALNSSVTYDKAFWIDENNGNHYFVGVTYSEDDINQENILGNVTVAGKNGKQSIPFRNFSTIEQTEKPVEVNHYNLQRVFNVYANVDGQDIGSVSKEIQNRIDVIKKDIPDGYEVKFGGEIATMQESLGDLGIGLGLAVIMAFLIITPLFRSFIQPLIIILTFPLGIIGVALILFLTGVNLNIQSMMGIIMMVGIAVSYGNILVDRINNLTYKGLSIPRAVIMGAGDRFRPVIMTMSTTVLGLLPTAIGMGEGGEANQPLALAVIGGTLAATLLTFYIIPILYSFTSKSK
- a CDS encoding efflux RND transporter periplasmic adaptor subunit, translating into MMKIFNKIIFVLLCLLSIACNNQEQKDADQAKTDNSINSKIEKVEVVSPEKREFVKKINIVGEARPNQVVSLRAMENGAITRIYKDIGDRVKEGEVLAKLENPAISRNYHVLEAELEATKSNFERLNEIYEKTPALTSLSQVEAARADYKSTLAQYNASKKQLGFLIIKSPFDGVVTKRNVDKGATVQSGISNPNSTILFEIMDVETIRVTVPLPESDYRFVKPGTPVTVEFPELPGKKYNAEVSRISGAMDSGSKAANLEIDIDNKDLSISPGMYAEVTFNIKSREEALSLPNTALAIKEGKKMIYKVNPENLVELEEINVGIQGKNYFEVLNPDLEESAKVIIRGRNQVNAGMKVEPIKSGKNE